The following coding sequences lie in one Candidatus Paceibacterota bacterium genomic window:
- a CDS encoding PKD domain-containing protein, which translates to MNKLIKLSKKTKAILAILVIVGGLFMVGFLGMAHKVSAQEWNDSGWAFDGGDNFSGDMGWVDSGWGSADNTGYVDAYDPCSYGGCDTLDVYQDCSYNCGYDTYDVYNPCDYSCGSYGNYGGSSYGSYGCGSCYSYPNYSYPTYTPTQTYHPPSSTPVTNVNTNANNNFSNSNSTSSSSATATAVNNNTNTIIINTPAGNNNQNQNLTAYCTANPSNPLVGNTVTWQAIASGGNGNYSYSWSGDVYGSGPSVSNTYYNTGTRNANVTVTSDGRQVTANCSVNVQPNGNQAAFTTVYQQPITGTPSAGVFLSQIPATGISMNLKMALFFLGLFMWSAFGAYMIIQKRKVGALAAVGISTSEMGLDSDTEVETPEAEIDTPVQEEVTAEEFENSLSFMARENNVLISRDGLTNIMARTGTDKSAAESMLNTLISKVSRNDGNYATLNSEKIEKLLA; encoded by the coding sequence ATGAATAAATTAATTAAATTAAGCAAGAAAACCAAGGCTATTTTGGCCATTTTGGTTATTGTCGGAGGACTCTTTATGGTCGGTTTCTTAGGCATGGCTCATAAGGTTTCGGCTCAAGAATGGAATGACTCAGGCTGGGCTTTTGACGGTGGAGACAATTTTAGTGGTGATATGGGATGGGTAGACTCCGGCTGGGGCTCTGCTGATAACACTGGTTATGTCGATGCATATGATCCTTGTTCCTACGGCGGATGCGACACTCTAGATGTATATCAAGACTGTAGCTATAACTGTGGATATGATACTTATGATGTTTACAACCCATGTGATTATAGCTGTGGTAGTTATGGAAATTACGGCGGTTCCAGTTATGGATCATACGGCTGTGGAAGCTGTTACTCATATCCAAACTATTCTTACCCAACTTACACCCCAACCCAGACATATCATCCGCCTTCTAGCACCCCGGTTACTAACGTAAACACAAACGCTAATAATAATTTCTCCAACTCAAATTCTACCTCTAGTTCAAGTGCCACTGCCACTGCAGTGAACAACAATACGAACACTATTATTATTAACACTCCAGCGGGCAACAATAATCAGAACCAGAATTTAACTGCTTATTGTACGGCTAACCCTTCCAACCCATTAGTTGGAAACACGGTAACTTGGCAAGCGATTGCTTCAGGTGGAAATGGCAACTACTCATATTCTTGGAGCGGAGATGTCTACGGCAGCGGCCCAAGCGTTTCAAATACCTACTACAACACTGGTACTCGAAATGCAAACGTAACCGTAACTTCAGATGGCCGACAGGTGACTGCCAATTGTTCAGTCAATGTTCAGCCAAACGGTAATCAGGCAGCTTTCACTACGGTCTATCAGCAGCCGATTACTGGTACGCCTAGCGCCGGTGTCTTCCTTAGTCAAATTCCAGCTACCGGCATCAGCATGAATCTTAAGATGGCTCTCTTCTTCCTCGGACTCTTCATGTGGAGCGCCTTCGGTGCCTACATGATCATTCAGAAGCGAAAAGTTGGAGCTTTAGCAGCCGTCGGAATCAGTACTTCAGAAATGGGTCTCGATTCTGATACGGAAGTGGAAACTCCGGAGGCGGAAATTGATACTCCAGTTCAGGAAGAGGTGACCGCCGAAGAGTTTGAAAACAGTCTTTCCTTCATGGCTCGAGAAAACAATGTCCTTATCTCTCGCGATGGTTTGACCAATATTATGGCTCGAACCGGAACTGATAAGAGCGCCGCTGAATCAATGCTTAACACCTTGATCAGTAAAGTTTCTCGAAATGATGGCAATTACGCCACTCTTAACTCAGAGAAAATTGAAAAATTACTAGCTTAA